The following coding sequences are from one Bifidobacterium sp. window:
- a CDS encoding ABC transporter ATP-binding protein, with amino-acid sequence MSTVHSNTHAANTAINHDDVISVTGLVKHYGDMLALDHFDLSVKQGEIFGLLGPNGSGKTTVINCLLALLSYESGNISLFGAPMTPMSYGIKRRIGVVPQNIAVFNELTVKENIDYFCSLYVSNREERSHLVQEAIAFVGLEDFTKYRPGKLSGGLIRRLNIACGIAHHPDLVLFDEPTVAVDPQSRNAILEGITHLRDEGVTVLYTSHYMEEVEQICSRIMIMDHGRRIALGSADELKDMIDLGERISINTLDLRLETLTSIQSLPFVVQADYDGNELTVTCRHGERNLADLLDILNASGSSIGHLISRPPSLNDVFLELTGKALRD; translated from the coding sequence ATGAGCACCGTTCACAGCAACACCCACGCAGCAAATACAGCCATCAATCACGATGATGTCATATCCGTAACGGGTCTGGTTAAGCATTACGGCGATATGCTCGCTTTGGACCACTTCGATTTGAGCGTCAAACAGGGTGAAATATTTGGTTTACTCGGACCGAATGGCTCTGGCAAAACCACAGTTATTAACTGTCTGCTTGCACTGTTGAGCTATGAGTCTGGGAATATTTCGCTGTTTGGCGCTCCGATGACTCCAATGTCGTATGGCATCAAACGACGTATTGGTGTCGTTCCACAAAACATAGCAGTATTTAATGAACTCACTGTCAAAGAAAATATTGATTACTTCTGCTCGCTGTATGTCTCAAACCGAGAAGAACGCTCTCATCTAGTTCAGGAAGCGATAGCATTCGTAGGCCTCGAGGACTTCACCAAATACCGACCTGGAAAGTTGTCGGGAGGTTTGATACGCAGGCTCAATATCGCGTGTGGCATCGCACACCATCCTGATTTGGTGCTTTTCGACGAGCCGACAGTTGCGGTCGATCCTCAGAGCCGCAATGCAATTCTCGAAGGAATTACGCATTTGCGTGATGAAGGTGTCACTGTGCTTTACACCAGTCATTATATGGAAGAGGTCGAGCAGATCTGCTCACGCATCATGATTATGGATCATGGAAGACGCATCGCACTAGGTAGCGCTGATGAACTCAAAGACATGATTGACCTTGGCGAGCGCATCTCCATCAACACCTTAGATCTGAGGCTTGAGACCCTCACCTCTATACAGTCACTCCCATTTGTGGTGCAAGCCGATTACGACGGCAACGAGCTCACAGTAACGTGTAGACACGGTGAGCGGAATCTTGCCGATTTGCTCGATATATTGAACGCCAGTGGGAGCAGTATTGGACATCTGATTTCGC